Proteins encoded by one window of Nocardia goodfellowii:
- a CDS encoding SDR family NAD(P)-dependent oxidoreductase, with amino-acid sequence MFGLEKLIPVAVRPRRSYGARAVVTGAGSGIGRAFALEIAARGGQVICADIDEARADDTVALIEREHPGTAHAFRCDVAQREDVQNLARFAASIFDGPASLVINNAGVGIGGKHVGDIGFEDWNWALGINLWGVVHGCEVFTPQLRASRERPRGIINVASAAGFAAAPSMAAYNTAKAAVMSLSETMAAELNKTGVGVTVLCPTFVKTNVARDGRITGEATRLAETLMRITGFTPDQVAKTTLDAHDRGQLYVLPQWDAHVVWRLKRYFPAQYTLVLGLLERLLPQDTSPSPDQITVTDKTGV; translated from the coding sequence ATGTTCGGATTGGAAAAGCTGATACCGGTGGCGGTGCGGCCACGCCGCTCCTATGGTGCGCGAGCCGTGGTCACGGGCGCGGGCAGCGGTATCGGCCGCGCCTTCGCCCTGGAGATCGCCGCCCGGGGCGGCCAGGTCATCTGCGCCGATATCGACGAGGCCCGCGCCGACGACACGGTCGCGCTCATCGAACGCGAGCATCCCGGGACCGCGCATGCCTTCCGCTGCGATGTCGCCCAGCGCGAGGACGTGCAGAACCTGGCCCGTTTCGCCGCTTCGATCTTCGACGGCCCGGCCTCGCTGGTGATCAACAACGCCGGCGTCGGAATCGGCGGAAAACACGTGGGCGACATCGGTTTCGAGGATTGGAACTGGGCCCTCGGCATCAACCTGTGGGGTGTGGTGCACGGCTGTGAGGTGTTCACCCCGCAGCTGCGGGCATCCCGGGAACGGCCGCGCGGCATCATCAATGTCGCCTCGGCGGCCGGTTTCGCCGCGGCGCCGTCGATGGCGGCCTACAACACGGCCAAGGCCGCGGTGATGTCGCTGTCGGAGACCATGGCCGCCGAACTGAACAAGACCGGCGTCGGTGTGACGGTGCTGTGCCCGACCTTCGTCAAGACCAATGTCGCCCGCGACGGCCGGATCACCGGCGAGGCCACCCGCCTCGCCGAAACCCTCATGCGCATCACCGGTTTCACGCCCGATCAGGTCGCGAAAACCACCCTGGACGCGCACGACCGCGGCCAGCTGTACGTGCTGCCGCAGTGGGACGCGCACGTCGTCTGGCGGCTCAAGCGCTACTTCCCCGCGCAGTACACGCTGGTCCTCGGGCTACTGGAACGCCTGCTGCCGCAGGACACTTCGCCTTCCCCCGACCAGATCACGGTCACCGACAAGACAGGAGTCTGA